A window of the Gemmatirosa kalamazoonensis genome harbors these coding sequences:
- a CDS encoding PD40 domain-containing protein, which yields MRRPIAAALALATWLATPLAAQPTKAGSPEAHLPPNITQLTAFGERAVWSPDGRRIAFMGKSFGDAFEIDLRTRLVRMLTAHFRHAGFLRVHYLPNGDLLLIGARDFKDIRTTRDRDEELWVMKPDAQSPPVALGQKLSEGVAVSRSRLRIAWSNTHGQYPDSVAEGESVMYVADVVYENGAPRLANRTEVLRARRPACTLEAQDFRRDDRELVYTCYRDGGKADVFGIDLATHAVTTYRKVDGEYNEGEGVSPDGAWELVESSRDQGGPERQNASYIDLWKMRLVPNSTEFVRMTRWGDYEGYKASNPSVSPDGKFFAFQSARSRDPAGVGYGIFLYRLK from the coding sequence ATGAGGAGACCCATCGCAGCAGCGTTGGCGCTCGCGACGTGGCTCGCGACGCCGCTCGCGGCGCAGCCCACGAAGGCCGGCAGCCCCGAGGCGCACCTGCCGCCGAACATCACGCAGCTCACCGCGTTCGGCGAGCGCGCCGTCTGGTCGCCCGACGGGCGGCGCATCGCGTTCATGGGCAAGAGCTTCGGCGACGCGTTCGAGATCGACCTGCGCACGCGGCTCGTGCGCATGCTCACCGCGCACTTCCGCCACGCGGGCTTCCTGCGCGTGCACTACCTGCCTAACGGCGATCTGCTGCTCATCGGCGCGCGCGACTTCAAGGACATCCGCACGACGCGCGACCGCGACGAGGAGCTGTGGGTGATGAAGCCCGACGCGCAGTCGCCGCCCGTGGCGCTCGGCCAGAAGCTCTCAGAGGGCGTGGCCGTGTCGCGCTCGCGCCTGCGCATCGCCTGGTCGAACACGCACGGCCAGTACCCCGACTCGGTGGCGGAGGGCGAGTCGGTGATGTACGTCGCCGACGTCGTGTACGAGAACGGCGCGCCGCGGCTCGCGAACCGCACCGAGGTGCTTCGCGCGCGGCGGCCCGCGTGCACGCTCGAGGCGCAGGACTTCCGCCGCGACGACCGGGAGCTCGTCTACACGTGCTACCGCGACGGCGGAAAGGCCGACGTGTTCGGCATCGACCTCGCCACGCATGCCGTCACCACGTACCGCAAGGTGGACGGCGAGTACAACGAGGGCGAGGGCGTCTCCCCCGACGGCGCGTGGGAGCTCGTGGAGTCCAGCCGCGACCAGGGCGGACCGGAACGGCAGAACGCGAGCTACATCGACCTGTGGAAGATGCGGCTCGTGCCTAACAGCACGGAGTTCGTGCGCATGACGCGGTGGGGCGACTACGAGGGCTACAAGGCATCCAACCCCTCGGTCAGCCCCGACGGAAAGTTCTTCGCGTTCCAGTCGGCGCGCAGCAGGGACCCCGCGGGCGTGGGCTACGGGATCTTCCTGTACCGACTGAAGTAG
- a CDS encoding DUF2231 domain-containing protein has product MESKAKLLGHPIHQILIVFPLGLLGMAVIFDVLRVAAGWALGTTVFHMIAAGVVAGLVAAVFGLVDWSAIPGSTRAKGVGARHGLGNVVVVVLFLASWWLRRDDPANPPSTAFVLSLLGGGLALVTGWLGGELVNRLGVGVDDGAHLDAPSSLSGRPARSSER; this is encoded by the coding sequence ATGGAGAGCAAGGCGAAGCTGCTCGGGCACCCGATCCACCAGATCCTGATCGTCTTCCCACTCGGCCTGCTCGGGATGGCGGTCATCTTCGACGTGCTGCGCGTCGCCGCCGGCTGGGCGCTCGGCACCACGGTCTTTCACATGATCGCCGCGGGCGTCGTCGCGGGCCTCGTGGCTGCGGTGTTCGGCCTCGTCGACTGGTCGGCGATCCCCGGCAGCACCCGCGCGAAGGGGGTCGGCGCGCGGCACGGGCTCGGGAACGTCGTCGTCGTGGTGCTCTTCCTCGCGAGCTGGTGGCTGCGGCGCGACGATCCCGCGAATCCCCCGTCGACGGCGTTCGTGCTCTCGCTCCTCGGCGGCGGCCTCGCGCTCGTCACCGGATGGCTCGGCGGCGAGCTGGTGAACCGACTCGGCGTCGGCGTCGACGACGGTGCGCACCTCGACGCGCCGAGCTCCCTCTCGGGTCGGCCGGCGCGGTCGTCGGAGCGCTGA
- a CDS encoding TonB-dependent receptor — translation MPTTRPRHALLLLGSLALGAPLAAQTTPDSAPRRRPDSTAQALAAMRVTAGRARTGAYAPARTATATKTDTPLRDTPQAVSVVTRQLIADQAMQGMADVVRYVPGVSMSGGEGHRDQPTIRGNSSTADFFVDGVRDDAQYYRDLYNVERVEALKGSNAMIFGRGGGGGVINRVMKQAEWAPTRTITVEGGSFDHKRGALDVGAALGRAAVRLDGVYEKSGVFRDVPGFRRYGVNPTAALALSPSTTLRASYEYFDDDRTVDRGIPSFQGRPSPADVRTFFGNPAVNRAFAHVHQGSTTIEHVAARGLRVTNRTRLADYDKFYQNTYPGAVNAAGTQVSLSAYNHALRRRNLFNQTDVVLPLGTGAARHTLLVGAEVGRQRTDQVRQTGYFDGIATSLSVPFAQPTVETPVTFRPSATDADNLARATVAAAYLQDQLALGEHVQAVVGVRYDRFAIAYHNDRTGQRLSRTDRLVSPRAGLVLKPATPLSLYGSYGVSFLPSSGDQFTALTVTSQTLEPERFTNREIGAKWDARADLALTAAAYRLDRTNTSAPDPSDPAKVVQTGAQRTTGMELGVTGNVTRAWQIAGGLAAQRARIVSTTSAAKAGQTVPLVPRRTLSLWNRYQILPALGAGVGIVRQSDVYAAIDDAVTLPGFTRVDGAVYVGLARNVRAQLNVENVLDARYYGVSNGNNNIMPGATRTVRVSLTTGF, via the coding sequence ATGCCCACGACCCGTCCCCGCCACGCGCTGCTCCTCCTCGGCAGCCTCGCGCTCGGCGCTCCCCTGGCCGCCCAGACGACGCCCGACAGCGCGCCGCGTCGGCGACCCGACTCCACCGCCCAGGCGCTCGCCGCCATGCGCGTGACCGCGGGCCGCGCCCGGACCGGCGCCTATGCCCCCGCACGCACCGCCACGGCGACGAAGACCGACACCCCGCTCCGCGACACCCCGCAGGCGGTCTCCGTGGTCACCCGGCAGCTCATCGCCGACCAGGCCATGCAGGGAATGGCCGACGTCGTCCGCTACGTGCCCGGCGTGTCGATGAGCGGCGGCGAGGGGCACCGCGACCAGCCCACCATCCGCGGCAACTCGTCCACCGCCGACTTCTTCGTCGACGGCGTCCGCGACGACGCGCAGTACTACCGCGACCTGTACAACGTCGAGCGGGTGGAGGCGCTGAAGGGGTCGAACGCGATGATCTTCGGCCGCGGCGGCGGTGGGGGCGTCATCAACCGCGTGATGAAGCAGGCGGAGTGGGCGCCGACGCGCACCATCACCGTCGAGGGCGGCTCGTTCGACCACAAGCGCGGCGCGCTCGACGTCGGAGCCGCGCTCGGCCGCGCCGCGGTGCGGCTCGACGGCGTGTACGAGAAGTCGGGCGTGTTCCGCGATGTGCCCGGCTTCCGGCGCTACGGCGTGAACCCGACCGCCGCGCTCGCGCTCTCGCCGAGCACCACGCTGCGCGCGAGCTACGAGTACTTCGACGACGACCGCACCGTGGACCGCGGCATCCCGTCGTTCCAGGGGCGCCCGTCGCCGGCCGACGTGCGCACGTTCTTCGGCAACCCGGCGGTGAACCGCGCGTTCGCGCACGTGCACCAGGGCAGCACGACGATCGAGCACGTGGCCGCGCGCGGCCTGCGTGTCACGAACCGCACGCGTCTCGCCGACTACGACAAGTTCTACCAGAACACCTACCCGGGTGCGGTGAACGCCGCGGGCACGCAGGTGTCGCTCTCGGCGTACAACCACGCGCTCCGCCGCCGCAACCTGTTCAATCAGACGGACGTCGTGCTGCCGTTAGGCACCGGCGCCGCGCGCCACACGCTGCTCGTCGGCGCGGAGGTCGGCCGGCAGCGCACCGACCAGGTGCGGCAGACCGGGTACTTCGATGGCATCGCGACGTCGCTCAGCGTGCCGTTCGCGCAGCCGACGGTCGAGACGCCGGTGACGTTCCGGCCGAGCGCGACCGACGCCGACAACCTCGCGCGCGCCACCGTCGCCGCCGCGTACCTGCAGGACCAGCTCGCGCTCGGCGAGCACGTGCAGGCTGTCGTCGGCGTGCGCTACGACCGCTTCGCGATCGCGTACCACAACGATCGCACGGGGCAGCGCCTCTCGCGCACCGACCGCCTGGTGTCGCCGCGCGCGGGACTCGTGCTGAAGCCCGCGACACCGCTCTCGCTCTACGGGAGCTACGGCGTGTCGTTCCTGCCGAGCTCCGGCGACCAGTTCACCGCGCTCACGGTGACGTCGCAGACGCTGGAGCCGGAGCGGTTCACGAACCGCGAGATCGGCGCGAAGTGGGACGCGCGCGCGGATCTCGCGCTCACGGCGGCGGCGTATCGCCTCGACCGCACGAACACCTCGGCGCCCGATCCGTCGGACCCGGCGAAGGTGGTGCAGACCGGCGCCCAGCGCACGACCGGCATGGAGCTCGGCGTCACCGGCAACGTGACGCGCGCCTGGCAGATCGCCGGCGGTCTCGCGGCGCAGCGGGCGCGCATCGTGAGCACGACGAGCGCCGCGAAGGCCGGGCAGACCGTGCCGCTCGTGCCGCGTCGCACGCTGTCGCTGTGGAACCGCTACCAGATCCTCCCCGCGCTCGGCGCCGGCGTCGGCATCGTGCGGCAGAGCGACGTGTACGCGGCGATCGACGACGCGGTGACGCTGCCGGGGTTCACGCGTGTCGACGGCGCGGTGTACGTGGGGCTCGCGCGGAACGTGCGCGCGCAGCTCAACGTCGAGAACGTGCTCGACGCGCGCTACTACGGCGTCTCGAACGGGAACAACAACATCATGCCCGGCGCGACGCGCACCGTGCGCGTGTCGCTCACGACGGGGTTCTGA
- a CDS encoding response regulator transcription factor — MRSGTPDDTTILLVAEHALVRAGLRAVIGATPGLAVVAEAADVEESVPVAGRCRPDVVLLAAAPSGAAEAAGLDALRRAAPAACLLRLGDAPADGGAALPCVPRDAGVEELCATIGTLLGGRCAACALRAQCPAPRVAGALSRRERQVAVRVAAGLTTKQIAAALGVGVRTVNTYRESLARKLGASSAAVVTRYVLEHGIDTDGVAAIR, encoded by the coding sequence ATGCGCTCGGGTACGCCGGACGACACCACCATCCTCCTCGTGGCGGAGCACGCCCTCGTGCGTGCCGGCCTGCGGGCCGTGATCGGAGCGACCCCCGGGTTGGCGGTCGTGGCCGAGGCGGCGGACGTCGAGGAGAGCGTGCCCGTGGCCGGGCGGTGCCGGCCGGACGTCGTGCTGCTCGCCGCCGCGCCGTCGGGCGCCGCCGAGGCCGCGGGGCTCGACGCGCTGCGCCGCGCCGCCCCCGCCGCGTGCCTCCTGCGCCTGGGCGACGCCCCCGCCGACGGCGGCGCCGCCCTCCCCTGCGTCCCCCGCGACGCCGGCGTGGAGGAGCTCTGCGCCACGATCGGGACGCTGCTCGGCGGGCGGTGCGCCGCGTGCGCGCTCCGCGCCCAGTGCCCGGCGCCGCGCGTCGCCGGGGCGCTCAGCCGCCGCGAGCGGCAGGTCGCGGTGCGCGTGGCCGCGGGTCTCACCACGAAGCAGATCGCCGCGGCGCTCGGCGTCGGCGTGCGCACCGTGAACACGTACCGCGAGAGCCTCGCCCGGAAGCTCGGCGCGTCGTCCGCCGCGGTGGTGACGCGCTACGTGCTGGAGCACGGGATCGACACCGACGGCGTGGCGGCGATCCGTTAG
- a CDS encoding alpha-amylase family protein: MLRREFVGRSLALCGAAALREPTPAGAAPAPWYRRVLRWGQTNVREIDVASYDVAWWRQHWKRTATQGVIVNAGGIVAYYPSRFPLHYRAAGLGDRDLFGELARAAHDDGLAVLARMDSNRAHEDFYRAHPDWFAVDADGKPYRDTDLYVACVNSPYYDEYIPSVLREIVERSHPEGFADNNWNGLRRDSICHCANCERKFGTLPRARDWNDPTYRRWIAWSYARRLEIWDLFNHTTRDVGGPDCLWIGMNSGSISGQSSAFRDFKAICERSELVLLDHQFRTNASGFQSNGDAGKLVHGLLGWDRVVPESMAMYQAGPSQFRLAAKPPNEARMWMLDGIAGGIQPWWHHVGAAHEDRRMFRTAEPVTRWHAAHERYLVGRTPVATVGIVWSQTNGDFYGRDAVDDLVELPRRGWTNALVRARIPYLPVHADHLARDGHRFSALILPDVGAMTTAQVDAVRGFVAAGGAVIATGESSRFDEWGDARPDYALADLFGAHAAAESIVRRQAGRTEHTYLRLLPASRAWGYGPGAPRTPSTGARHAALAGFDETDILAFGGVLQPLRVEPSARVLATWIPPSPTFPPEEAWMREPRTDVPALLVNGRVAFLPADLDRRYARDNLPDHGDLLANLVRWAAADTIPLHVDGAGFVDCHLYRQPGRLVLHVVNLTSAGTWRAPVDELIRVGPLRVRVRAGDVRASRVRLLVANVDVAAVSRDGWVEFELPSVLDHEVAVVGRTD, encoded by the coding sequence ATGCTACGCCGAGAGTTCGTCGGGCGCTCGCTCGCGCTGTGCGGTGCCGCCGCGCTGCGCGAGCCGACCCCGGCCGGCGCCGCGCCCGCGCCGTGGTACCGACGCGTGCTCCGGTGGGGCCAGACGAACGTGCGCGAGATCGACGTCGCGAGCTACGACGTCGCGTGGTGGCGCCAGCACTGGAAGCGCACCGCGACGCAGGGCGTCATCGTGAACGCGGGTGGCATCGTCGCGTACTACCCGAGCCGCTTCCCGCTCCACTACCGCGCCGCGGGACTCGGCGACCGCGACCTGTTCGGCGAGCTGGCGCGCGCCGCGCACGACGATGGGCTCGCAGTGCTCGCGCGCATGGACTCCAACCGCGCGCACGAGGACTTCTATCGCGCGCATCCCGACTGGTTCGCCGTCGACGCGGACGGGAAGCCGTACCGCGACACGGATCTCTACGTCGCGTGCGTCAACAGCCCGTATTACGACGAGTACATCCCGTCGGTGCTGCGCGAGATCGTCGAGCGGTCGCACCCCGAGGGGTTCGCCGACAACAACTGGAACGGGCTGCGCCGCGACAGCATCTGCCACTGCGCGAACTGCGAGCGGAAGTTCGGGACCCTGCCGCGCGCGCGGGACTGGAACGACCCGACGTACCGCCGGTGGATCGCGTGGAGCTACGCGCGCCGCCTCGAGATCTGGGACCTGTTCAACCACACGACGCGCGACGTGGGCGGACCGGACTGCCTGTGGATCGGCATGAACAGCGGGTCCATCTCCGGGCAGTCGAGCGCGTTCCGCGACTTCAAGGCGATCTGCGAGCGCTCCGAGCTCGTGCTGCTGGACCACCAGTTCCGCACGAACGCGAGCGGCTTCCAGAGCAACGGCGACGCCGGAAAGCTGGTGCACGGGCTGCTCGGCTGGGACAGGGTCGTTCCCGAGAGCATGGCGATGTACCAGGCCGGCCCGAGCCAGTTCCGCCTCGCGGCCAAGCCGCCTAACGAGGCCCGGATGTGGATGCTCGACGGCATCGCCGGCGGCATCCAGCCGTGGTGGCACCACGTCGGCGCCGCGCACGAGGACCGGCGCATGTTCCGCACGGCGGAGCCGGTGACGCGCTGGCACGCCGCGCACGAGCGGTATCTCGTCGGCCGCACGCCCGTCGCCACGGTCGGCATCGTGTGGTCGCAGACGAACGGCGACTTCTACGGGCGCGACGCGGTGGACGACCTCGTGGAGCTGCCGCGCCGCGGGTGGACGAACGCGCTCGTGCGCGCACGCATCCCGTACCTGCCGGTGCACGCGGACCACCTCGCGCGCGACGGCCACCGCTTCTCGGCCCTCATCCTCCCCGACGTCGGCGCGATGACGACGGCGCAGGTGGACGCGGTGCGCGGCTTCGTCGCCGCCGGCGGCGCGGTGATCGCGACGGGCGAGAGCAGCCGCTTCGACGAGTGGGGCGACGCGCGCCCCGACTACGCGCTCGCCGATCTGTTCGGCGCGCACGCGGCGGCGGAGAGCATCGTACGTCGCCAGGCGGGGCGCACCGAGCACACGTACCTGCGCCTGCTCCCCGCGTCGCGCGCGTGGGGATACGGCCCGGGTGCGCCGCGCACGCCGTCCACCGGCGCACGCCACGCCGCGCTCGCGGGCTTCGACGAGACGGACATCCTCGCGTTCGGCGGCGTGCTGCAGCCGCTCCGCGTCGAGCCCTCGGCACGGGTGCTCGCGACGTGGATTCCCCCGTCGCCGACGTTCCCGCCGGAGGAGGCGTGGATGCGCGAGCCGCGCACCGACGTGCCGGCGCTGCTCGTGAACGGCCGCGTCGCCTTCCTCCCCGCGGACCTCGACCGGCGGTACGCCCGCGACAACCTGCCCGACCACGGCGACCTGCTCGCGAACCTCGTGCGGTGGGCGGCGGCCGACACGATCCCGCTGCACGTCGACGGCGCCGGCTTCGTCGACTGCCACCTGTACCGGCAGCCGGGACGCCTCGTGCTGCACGTCGTGAACCTCACGAGCGCGGGCACGTGGCGCGCGCCGGTGGACGAGCTGATTCGCGTGGGGCCGCTGCGCGTGCGCGTGCGGGCCGGCGACGTGCGCGCGAGCCGCGTACGGCTGCTCGTCGCGAACGTCGACGTGGCCGCTGTGAGCCGTGACGGCTGGGTCGAGTTCGAGCTGCCATCGGTGCTGGATCACGAGGTCGCGGTCGTCGGTCGGACCGACTGA